The region TAACTTCATAAAATTATTTCTAAAGAATAATGAACTAACCGAATTTACAATTCCAGAAATAGGCTCATTTCTATTGAATTGTGAAACAGCATTACCTCCTAAAATTCTAATATAAGCATCGTTTGTATTATTGAATTTATGATAAAAACTTGCGGTTGGCCTCACTCGTTCATCTGAAAAACCATATTCTAAATTCGCTTCAATCCGCGTTGATTTTTGTTTTTCTTCATTGTATTTTGAATATGAAAAACCCGTACCTAAATGATACCCTTGAACCGTATTAAAATTAAATGAAGTTAAGTTCAGCAAACCTTGATAATTAAAATTCCACTTTTTAAAAGAATTTTTATAGGTATAACCCGTAATCAATTTAGTAAGCTTAAATTTATTTGATTTTAAATCAATAGAATCTAGATATACTTTTGAAGAACGAACCTTGAACACACTGTCTTTTTTAACATAATTGGAATTTTCTTCTTCGGTCAAAGGAACCGGACGATTTTCAAGCCAATAGGCCTCTTCTTTTTTATTGGCTTTTTCAGCAAAAGTTACAATTTCATTTGAAAATGTTTTCTTCTCAAAGGCCTCTTTAAACACATAATTACTAAATACATGTGTAAATTTTCCATTAAACTTTATCCCGAAAAAACCCGCTTTAAAATCGAACGATTGTAAATTTTTAGCCCAAATTTTAGTTTCTGGATTGAAATTATAGTTTTGAACCAATTTCATGGTTTCCAATATTTCTTGTTGGGCTCTATATCCTTTAATATCAAAATCTACGGCATAAATAGACCAAGCATCTTCAACTATGTAAATATAACCTTCAAACACTGGCTCTCTATCCCTTTTAGGCGTTACTTTGATCTTATTTATAAAATTCCCATAAGAATCATAAAAAGTATCTTCTAACTTATATTTATAGTAATTAAATGCATTGGATGCAATGGGAGAAATCATAGGCACATTAAAATCAACTGTATTTTCATAAAAATTATAGTTGGTATTCATGGCTGTATTAAAACTAAATCCGTTATCATCCCCAGCAATTTTACTGGCAATAATCTCTTCTTTGAGGTTGTTTGGCGCTTCAAATTTAATTTTTGAAACCGTTTCGGATTGATAAATTATTCCGTTCCCTGTTGAGTCCACATTACCATCCAAATCACCAATTTCGATACCCATTATTTTCTTAGGCAAATCTTTCACTCTAAAAATACCTCTAGAATAAAAATCTGCTTCAAATTTATCTGTTTTAGCCACATTCTTTTTTCTAGACGCAATAGCTTTTTTAATAATGGCAATGGCAGGATTCTCCATATTATTAACCACCACTTCTTCAATTTGATGATCTTCGTCCTCTAACACAAAATTCAAGGTGTGAGGAAAGGTATAAAAATCTTCACTTTGTCTTTTTGATTTATAGCCCAATACCTGCGCTACAACGGTATATTTTCCGGATTTTTTTAAATTTAATTCATATTCTCCATTTTCATTTGTAGAAGTCCCGATGTATGTTTTTTCAATAGAAACACTAACATAAGCCAATGGTTTACCATTCTTATCCGTTATTCTTCCTTTAATTTGCGCTACCACACAAATCGATATTAACAAAAAAAGTAGCGTTAATTTTTTTTTCATATAAATTAAATTCTTTGGTATAATTGTAAAGACGATTAATTTTTAAAAAAGGTTGTATGTTATAAAAAACTTTTAAGCGCTAAAGTATAACTATCTAAGCCAAACCCAATAATAACCCCTTTTGCATTTGGTGATATATAAGATTGATGTCTAAATGTTTCTCTAGAAAAAGTATTGGAGATATGCACTTCTACCACTGGAGTAGTAATAGCTTTAACTGCATCTCCTATAGCAACAGAGGTATGGGTATAAGCCCCAGCATTTAAGATAATTCCATCAAAAGAAAAACCAACTTCATGTAGTTTATTTATGATTTCTCCTTCTATGTTGGATTGAAAATAGTCTAATTGAAATTGCGGAAAATTCGATTTCAATTCCTCAAAAAAGGAACTGAAATCTTGGTTTCCATATATTGATGTTTCTCTTGTACCTAATAAATTTAAATTAGGACCATTTAAAATCAAAAACTTCATTATTTACCGTCTTTATCGACAACAATTTTATTTTCTCTATTTGCAATCTCCCATGCTACAGAAAAAGCCAATTTGGTACGCATAGCTAATAAATCGTATTCAATTTTATCAGGTGTATCATTAGCACCGTGGTAATCTTCATGTGTTCCATTAAAATAGAAAATAGCAGGAACTCCTTTTTTAGCAAAATTATAATGGTCTGAACGGAAATAAATACGCTCTGGATCTTTTCTGTCGTTGTATTTATAATCCAGATTTAAACCTACATATTTTTGGTTCATCTCTTCGTTAATAGTATGTAATTCTGAACTTAAACGATCAGAACCTATTACATATACATATTTACCATTTTCTTTGTGACCATTGATAGAATCTCTTCTACCAATCATGTCAATATTAATATCAACTACGGTATTTGACAATGGGAATAATGGATTTTCAGAATAATATCTAGAACCGTGTAAACCATGCTCCTCCCCTGTTACATGTAAAAACAAAATCGATCTTTTTGGAGGAAATCCTTCTTTTTTTGCTTGTTGGAAAGCTTTCGCAATTTCCATTACAGCAACTGTACCCGATCCATCATCATCAGCGCCGTTGTAAACCTCCCCATTTTTCATACCAATATGATCATAGTGTGCAGAGATAACCACAATTTCTTCTGGCTTTTCAGCCCCAGGAATAAAAGCCCATATATTTTCAGAATCATTTAATTTAGGAGCAAAGCCTTTTTTCATAAATTCAGAAGGTACTTTTTGGTAATAATCAACTGAACCTGGAGGATTTAAAATACCTAATTCTTTGTATCGGTCAATTATATATTGCCCCGCTTTTTTTTGACCTGGTTCACCGGTATTTCTACCCTCCATTTCATCAGAAGCAATAACATATAAATTTTTAGATAAATTAGTTTCACTGATGCTGTTCACATATTTTGAAACATCGGCTGTTTTTTTTGCAGTTTGTTTAGTTTTAGTAGCAGAACAACTCACTAAAAAAGAACCCACTACAAACAAGAGTACTACTTTTTTCATTTTTGATTGCGTTTAGTAACACAAAACTAACCAAAAAACTGAAATTGCGATAAACTTTATAAGATTTTTAAGAAATAGGAGGAAATAAAAAATGGCAAGCGACCTACATCGCACCGCTACAACCGCATACCTTTGCTGCGTTCCCACCCTGGAGGATTTTGCAGGAGCTGGTCGTGTAGGACTTGCCGGTGCAAATATACAATCTTTTATTATTTTTACAAATCAAAAATTAGTTTAAAATAAATTGTAATATTGTATTTAGAAACATACATGCAAATGAAAAAATATAAAATTCTAGCAATCACAATCTTAACTGCAATTACTTGGAATTGTAAAGAACAAAAAGATTTATTTTCTATCGATTCAAATGGATTAAAACAAGTATACAAACCCAATGAAAGCATCAATTTAAGTATTTTAAACGAGAATGATGTGCCAATTGACTCTGTTGTATATTTTTCTAACGAATCCAAATTAGGTACTGCAGTAAAAAACGCAAAAACGACTTTTAAACTAGACCAATTACCTTTTGGCACCCAAGATATCAAAGCTTTAGTGTATTATGAAGGTAAAAATGTAGAATGTTTTACATCTTTTGAAATTGTTTCGAATATCACTCCTAAAATTCTTGAATATACCATTTTAAACACCTACAACCACGACTTAGAAGCCTATACACAAGGTTTGGAATTTCACAATGGTGTATTGTATGAAGGTACAGGACAAAGAGGCGAATCAACCCTTAGAAAAACAGATTACAAAACGGGCAATGTGAGTAAAAAAATAGGGCTTGAACCACAATATTTTGGTGAAGGAATTACTTTTTTCAATGGAAAAATTTACCAATTAACTTGGCAAGAAAAAGTTGGTTTTATCTACAATGCTGAAACATTGGAAAAAGAAAAAACTTTTGATTATTTTAAAGACATTGAAGGTTGGGGATTAACGCATAATGACAAGTATTTAATAATGAGTGATGGCTCTAATACCATCTACTTTTTAGACCCCAATACACAAAAATTAGTCAAATCGATTAACGTGTATACCGATACTTCAAAAATTGAACAATTAAATGAATTGGAATGGATTGACGGAAAAATTTGGGCAAATGTATACCAAAAAGACGCTATAGCTATAATCAATCCGGAGAATGGAGCTGTAGAAGCCGTTTTAAATTTAGCCGAATTAAAATCAAAAGTTAAACAACACCCAGAAGTAGATGTTTTAAATGGTATCGCTTATAATCCGGCAACAAAAACAATATTTGTAACCGGTAAAAATTGGGACAAAATGTTTGAAATTAAAATTAAATAAATAAAAAAAGAAATATAACTTATTAAAAATTAATAGCATGAAGCATTATCTATCAGCAATTATAGTCCTAATATCTACAACAATTCATGCTCAAAAAATGAAAAGTAAAATGAATGAAATAAAACCTCCAGTAGCTAAAATTGTCCCTAAAAAATTAGAAAAACATGGACATGTTCGTGTTGATAATTACTATTGGTTAAATGAAAGAGAAAATCCAGAAGTAATTGACTACTTAAATAAGGAAAACGAATACTATCAAAAATCTACTGCTCATACCAAACAATTTCAAGAAGAATTGTTTTTAGAAATGAAAGGCAGAATTAAGGAAGACGACACTTCAGTTCCTTATTTTTACAACGGCTATTGGTATATTACACGTTTTGAAACAGGTAAAGACTATCCTATTCATACCAGAAAAAAAGGAAGTTTAGAGGCAAAAGAGGAAATCTTATTTGATTGCAACGAAATGGCTAAAGGTCAGTCTTATTTTAATCTATCAGGAATTAATATCAGTGAAGACAACAAATGGGCTGCTTTTGGTGTAGATTTAGTTTCAAGAAGACAATACACGATTCAGATTAAAAACTTAGAAACCGGTGAAATTTTACCTGTAAAAATTGAAAATACCACAGGTGGCTCTACTTGGGCAAGTGATAATAAAACCTTATTTTACACTAGAAAAGATGCTCAAACACTACGTTCTGATAAAATTTACAAGCATAAAGTTGGAACCAATCCGGAAAATGACCAGTTAATTTTTCATGAAAAAGACGATACTTTTTACACTTTTGTTTACAAAGAAAAATCAAAAAAATATTTAGTAATTGGTTCTACAAGCACTTTAACTTCTGAATACCAAATTTTAGAAGCTAATAATCCAGATGGACAATTCAGAATTTTTCAACCTAGAGTACGTGGTGTTGAATATTCCATTTCTCATTATGGCGATAGCTTTTATATTGTTACTAATAAAGATAAAGCTACCAATTTTAAGTTGATGAAAACACCTGAAACAGCTACTTCTTCGGATCAATGGACAGATTTAATTCCGCACAGAAAGGATGTTTTACTAGAAGGTATTGAGATTTTTAAAGAGTATTTGGTAATTGAAGAACGTACCAATGGTTTACATAAAATTCAAATAAGACCTTGGAACGGCAAAGGCGATTACTATTTACCATTTGATATTGAAACCTATACCGCTTACACGACAACCAATGTAGATTTTGACACCGAAATTTTACGTTATGCGTATCAATCTATGGCAACACCATCATCGGTTATTGATTTTAATATGC is a window of Flavobacterium indicum GPTSA100-9 = DSM 17447 DNA encoding:
- the aroQ gene encoding type II 3-dehydroquinate dehydratase → MKFLILNGPNLNLLGTRETSIYGNQDFSSFFEELKSNFPQFQLDYFQSNIEGEIINKLHEVGFSFDGIILNAGAYTHTSVAIGDAVKAITTPVVEVHISNTFSRETFRHQSYISPNAKGVIIGFGLDSYTLALKSFL
- a CDS encoding S9 family peptidase, translating into MNEIKPPVAKIVPKKLEKHGHVRVDNYYWLNERENPEVIDYLNKENEYYQKSTAHTKQFQEELFLEMKGRIKEDDTSVPYFYNGYWYITRFETGKDYPIHTRKKGSLEAKEEILFDCNEMAKGQSYFNLSGINISEDNKWAAFGVDLVSRRQYTIQIKNLETGEILPVKIENTTGGSTWASDNKTLFYTRKDAQTLRSDKIYKHKVGTNPENDQLIFHEKDDTFYTFVYKEKSKKYLVIGSTSTLTSEYQILEANNPDGQFRIFQPRVRGVEYSISHYGDSFYIVTNKDKATNFKLMKTPETATSSDQWTDLIPHRKDVLLEGIEIFKEYLVIEERTNGLHKIQIRPWNGKGDYYLPFDIETYTAYTTTNVDFDTEILRYAYQSMATPSSVIDFNMRTKEKTVLKEQAVLGGKFDKNNYAEERIWATAQDGTKVPISIVYKKGMKKDGKNPFLLYAYGSYGSSMDPYFSSTRLSLLDRGFIYGIAHIRGGEDLGRDWYENGKLLKKKNTFTDFIDCSKFVIAEKYTSAAHLYAEGGSAGGLLMGAIVNMAPELYHGVIAQVPFVDVVTTMLDDTIPLTTGEYDEWGNPNDKKYYEYMLSYSPYDQVTEQVYPNMYVSTGLHDSQVQYWEPAKWVAKLRVLKKGNNQLFLDTNMDAGHGGASGRFEALKELAKEFTFLFDLEKITK
- a CDS encoding DUF5686 and carboxypeptidase regulatory-like domain-containing protein, which codes for MKKKLTLLFLLISICVVAQIKGRITDKNGKPLAYVSVSIEKTYIGTSTNENGEYELNLKKSGKYTVVAQVLGYKSKRQSEDFYTFPHTLNFVLEDEDHQIEEVVVNNMENPAIAIIKKAIASRKKNVAKTDKFEADFYSRGIFRVKDLPKKIMGIEIGDLDGNVDSTGNGIIYQSETVSKIKFEAPNNLKEEIIASKIAGDDNGFSFNTAMNTNYNFYENTVDFNVPMISPIASNAFNYYKYKLEDTFYDSYGNFINKIKVTPKRDREPVFEGYIYIVEDAWSIYAVDFDIKGYRAQQEILETMKLVQNYNFNPETKIWAKNLQSFDFKAGFFGIKFNGKFTHVFSNYVFKEAFEKKTFSNEIVTFAEKANKKEEAYWLENRPVPLTEEENSNYVKKDSVFKVRSSKVYLDSIDLKSNKFKLTKLITGYTYKNSFKKWNFNYQGLLNLTSFNFNTVQGYHLGTGFSYSKYNEEKQKSTRIEANLEYGFSDERVRPTASFYHKFNNTNDAYIRILGGNAVSQFNRNEPISGIVNSVSSLFFRNNFMKLFEKEFVEIAGGREVVNGVFMNGKLAFENRKPLYNTTDFSIIKSDDLYSSNNPLNPTSDAIAAISEHHIMKFNLGARFVFGQKYISRPDGKLNINEGKFPMLTINYEKGFAASEKNYNYDFLEARVSYSKQLGNMGQISGNVKGGKFFGADQISFVDFKHFNGNQTHVNLNGNYSSSFNLLPYYTHSTNDQFIETHVVYNDNGYFMNKLPLFNKLGLNLLGGFHQINLPDSKPYQEFTVGLDRIGFGKYRLLRVDYVRSYQGGFVGDGIMIGLRF
- a CDS encoding glutaminyl-peptide cyclotransferase, which codes for MKKYKILAITILTAITWNCKEQKDLFSIDSNGLKQVYKPNESINLSILNENDVPIDSVVYFSNESKLGTAVKNAKTTFKLDQLPFGTQDIKALVYYEGKNVECFTSFEIVSNITPKILEYTILNTYNHDLEAYTQGLEFHNGVLYEGTGQRGESTLRKTDYKTGNVSKKIGLEPQYFGEGITFFNGKIYQLTWQEKVGFIYNAETLEKEKTFDYFKDIEGWGLTHNDKYLIMSDGSNTIYFLDPNTQKLVKSINVYTDTSKIEQLNELEWIDGKIWANVYQKDAIAIINPENGAVEAVLNLAELKSKVKQHPEVDVLNGIAYNPATKTIFVTGKNWDKMFEIKIK
- a CDS encoding M28 family metallopeptidase; this translates as MKKVVLLFVVGSFLVSCSATKTKQTAKKTADVSKYVNSISETNLSKNLYVIASDEMEGRNTGEPGQKKAGQYIIDRYKELGILNPPGSVDYYQKVPSEFMKKGFAPKLNDSENIWAFIPGAEKPEEIVVISAHYDHIGMKNGEVYNGADDDGSGTVAVMEIAKAFQQAKKEGFPPKRSILFLHVTGEEHGLHGSRYYSENPLFPLSNTVVDINIDMIGRRDSINGHKENGKYVYVIGSDRLSSELHTINEEMNQKYVGLNLDYKYNDRKDPERIYFRSDHYNFAKKGVPAIFYFNGTHEDYHGANDTPDKIEYDLLAMRTKLAFSVAWEIANRENKIVVDKDGK